The DNA sequence TCAACTAGTATGTCTTGATTTATGATAAGTCTGATTGGGATTAAGGTGATATTGCCTTGCTCTTTTGTTTTGTTAATTTCAGTAGCAATAGTGGCATCGATGGCAGGATAAAATTCCATTCTCTTTGTTTGTCTACTAGTAAAATCTATCAAGTGTTAGCTTAAAAGTTGAAATTTTAGAGCTACAGATGAATGACTGCTCCATGTGTATGTATCTTGATGGTTCCTGTTAGAAGAAAGGACATGTATTTCTTTGCTGTAAACTACAGCAGAAATTTCTTGAACTGAAACTGACAGCCCATCTACTACTTTGCTAGTAGTAGTTAAGATTGAAAAGTCATTTGCTTTGTGAGGGTGACAAATATGAAATGATTTTTCTGTCAGATTGGTTTGATACATGCTAGTTTGCTGCTGCTGTTACTGTCTTCTAAATCACCAAGCAGTAGTGTTATATTATCTTGTCATTGCAGTGATATTTGTTCTTGGAATCACCATTTGATTGAACATTTCTTTTTCATggttttcaggaaaggaattgGTGGATAAACAATATGAAGAAGTGCTTGATGAAAGAGCATTATTCGAGCATCATTCTACCGAGGCGGCTGCATTGATTATTTGCTTATTTGCGGCATGGTGGAGAGACAATATTGGCTATTTGAATTAGTGTTTTTTTAAATTGCCTCATCATCAATGTGTAAACCTTGTGTATATAAACATATTTACCAAAATAGTTGTAAATCTATAATTTGAAATGCAATAAAGAATTGTCAAATATTTCATATTTGTCATTCATAAAAGTTTGGGATTTCCTACAACAAATATAGATGGGCTATCTAGTGATATAAGTATCCATGTCATCATCCACGTAAACAGTCTAGATGATGTGGCAATTCATTTGTGACGATTTAGAACTGTCAAAGGTAATGGGTTTGGGTTGGGCTAACTAGGTCTTGGGCTCAACTGTGACGGTTTGAGATCGTCACAGATTTTGTTAATCTATGACATTTTTGTGAAAATCGTCACGGAGGTTAATCCATGACGCTCAATAGGTGACGTTCTTTGAAACCGTCACAAACGCTACATAGTGACGAATTTTTTGTGATCTGTGACGGAAATTTTTCATCATGGATTAACATATTCCTTGTACCCCTTACATCTGGCTATGCGTGAGAGTAATGGAGCCATAAGCATCACTATTGCTCTTTATCTCATTCTCTACTGCTCTCTCACCACCACTAACCACGCAATTGTCGTCCACTGCATTGAGCCCCACCCTTTCACGGAGTCTTCCCTACCTTCAAGAACCCCTAGAGATGAGTTCTCTATTGCCTCCTGTCTTCCCGTGGTTTTTCCAAAGCCAACCGAGGCTTTTATGCCATTTTAATCTCTGGAGAGCTCCCCACTACCCTTCGCGTCGCTCCTCACTGGAGTAACTGTTTGGGCCAGCATATGCCCCCAACTCCCTATAGTCATTGTAGACGGTATTTATGCCTTGTTTTTCactatcataaccgtcaacatTTCACTCATATTGGGAAGAATCCACTAGACAAGTAGTGACATAGATACAAATAACATGGTTCCacatgtcattatttggatGAAGGTGGTCGATTAGGTACTTTTTAGGGTCTTAGAGCTCAAAATGAAAGAAGTAGCAAGACTACAAGTTTGCTACATAAATTTCAACATCACATAAGCATAGAGCAAGAGAAATGGAGCAAGGCTGACACCCTGGCCCCACAATGAGGGGGTCGCCTGACCCCCACCCTATGGGCCCAGTCAGTGTCAAGCTGGCACAATCGATGCTAACCTCCCTAAGCTAAGTCCCAACCCTTGGATCACAAGTACAACTCAAACAATAATCAAGGAGCAAAGTACAAGGATCAATGGGCCCTTAACACAGTAACCAAAGCAAATCAACAGATGGCACTCTCGATGACAAGCGGAGACAGCAGGAGAAGGAAGCTGGTGGGACCACCCTAACATAAGGGGATCAGccgattagagcatgtatcTTAGGAAGAAAGACTACACTTGTAGCTTTAGTGTGAGAATAGAgagaagagagtgaggagttccaaggaggagtcctGGCCTATTAGGAGCTTCTCCAAGGTGCGCCTCAGCAGATGCGAGTCTTCCTATAAGTCTTACATTTGAGTCTTTTATAGCATTTAATATTTTAATCTAGTTCTTTGCGTATAAATCATCTTACTGTGTGCACTGTTTTACTCTGGTAAATTACTCGAAGCATTAGCTACACTTAGAGTAATAagattagtgtagacgtggtgtctagactacatATTATCAGTGTGGGCTGCTTGTCACACTACAAGACACCTACAGCGAGAGTGATTGACCTCTCTAGGTGGAAAGTTCCTTGTTCGTGTGTTAGGCAAGTTAACTATGGTGAAAGTCGGGATGAGTAGGGTGCCGCCTCGGTAGGGGAGGTGGAAAACCTCTTTAACTCGATCTACCATTTTGGACACTGCCCCTAGTAAGGGAGGAGGTGGTAAACCTCACTTTAGGTAGAGTATCATCACCAAATATTAGTGCTAGTTAGACCTCTCTATACCCAACATTTACCCTTTGTTCACATCCTAGCGatcttgaacctagttagttcacttcacgttccctgtggaaatcacgatacttggaatactccGGGTGAAcgaaggctacattgactaccgtacaCTTGCGatataaccgtttgccacttttGGTGTCAACAGTCATCCGATCCCTACCCAGCCATTACAATTACATATCCATTTAATCTCATTAATCGGTCCACCGCGGATCTGTGGATAAGGTCCACCGCTCCGGTCCACCATTGGGTTGCCGCCTCCACCCAATCTCTGCAAGCGCCACCTCACCAATGACCCAATCACCACCGATAGCCGCTATCATATTTGTGAAAATCCCCTCTTTTTCCCCTTTATTAACCTGTCATTCGTTCTCTTTAGAACACTgctacatgattgattttgggtggtgtcacttttttttttgcagaggCGGGCATTCAGGATGGCTTCCTCGGTTATTCCAAGGCCGGCCGACCACTGAGCGGTCGCCTTGGTTAATTTAACGGAGGCGGTCGCCGGTCGCCTTATTgtgaccgcctcggttaatcaccCATTAACCGATGCGGTTAATCACTTATTAAGAATTGTGTAGTAGTGGAAAGTATTTCTATTCTTGTTTAGGTCCCTTCCCTTTTTTGACTTTGAAGCCGTCCATACCTCGGTGTAAAATCAATTTTGATgtcttttattttgaaaacaagTACCAATTATTCACAAGAATACCACCGGGCCCTATTTAGGGCTTTAGGCTATAATAACTTCTCCGCTATAGTTTCTTGACTCCATGTTTTTTGCATCAATGTGTTCGTAACAATGTGTAAAATATTTATAAAACCTTTTCATTCACCCTATATTTCAAGACTGAGAGAGTAGTACATTTTTTTAAGGAATGAGAGAGTAGTACATGATGGGATGTCTCAAGAACAATTTATACATACCCAATTTATTCGTCAACAAGATTACAATCCGAATGCATTAGTATATTATAAATTTCCGTCACAAATACAAAACAATACACAAGACTTCTGTTACGTTTATATGGCCCAGCGTACACGCTATATACGTACGCAAGACGTATTACATATACGTTTTTTTTTAAGGAACTGGAGGGGCCTTGGCCCCTACAGGAATGTATTACATATACGTTGGCAAAGATCAGATGCTGGCTTATTTCATGGACGACCGGAATTCCGGATCAGAGCGCGCGCGTGTGGTGCCATTTACGAGGCGAAGGAGGTGAAGCCGCCGGCGTCAGCGCCACCGCCGGCACGGCGGAACCGTGAGACGGCGCAGTCCGTGGCGAAGAGCCCCGATGAGCGGTACTTGTCGGCGCCGCCCATGACGGGCATCTTGGCGCTGATGTCGAGCTTGTTGACGTAGTCCGGGCGGTAGGTCTGTCCGAGCACGCCGTCGACGTCCTTGGTCAGGCCGCCGTGGAACTGGTAGGAGACGTCGAGGTGCACGAGCGAGTCCTTCCCCGTCTTGCCGTAGGCGTGGACGCGTGAGTCCTCGTCGGTGATGGGCACGGCGTTGGCGGAGATGGCGAACGCGCCGTCGagctcgacgacgacggcgtTGGCGGCGGCGTCGGTGCGCGTGACGGTCAGCCCCGGCACGGCGCTCGACGCCCACCGCGCGCCCTTGGACGGCTCGACGTCGACGGGCTCGCCGTCCAGCGCCACCACCAcgtggtcctcgtcctcgtcccacTCCGCGGCCCTGCGCGCGCCCACGTAGAGCCTGTGGCTGTGGGTGCCGTCGCCGGCGCCGAAGGTGACGCCGAGCGCCTGCACCCAGGTGAAGTCGCGGCCGGAGTCGGCGTTGTGGTTGCCCATGAACCGCGCGTTGATGTGGAGGCGGTCGTCGGAGACGAGGCAGAAGCTCTCGTCCTTCTTGCCGTGGAAGTAGAAGGTGTTGCCGTCGGCGCCCGTGAACCGCGGGTCGCCGCACGAGGTGCCCGGCATCAGATCACACACTGACGACATCACCGGACAAGATGAGAGTTAGTTCATCATGAAATCTGCGACGACGCCAGAAAATagtggaatatatatatatatatatatatatatatatatatatatatatacacacggtagcgctattctacaccctagcaAGCCAAATttaagcagaaaaaatactgagcagtactgaaCATCGTTCAGTATCATCCAACACTACACTCAGGACCACAAAATACTGAAAAATACTGAAACACgggtactgaacaatactgaaatttATTATGTATAAcactttggtgtagaatagtattctacacctagggtgtagaatagcacttatatatatatatatatatatatatatatatatatatatatatatatatatatatatatatatatatatatatatatatatataatataatataaaacaCTTACTGCAGAAGGTGAGGCAGTAGGCGCAGTAGGCGAGGCACTTGTTGGGGCAGCGAGCAGGGCACTTGACGTAGCAGGAGGCGCCCCAGTCGGTGGTGCAGGTGATCTCGTAGTTGCGCTTGTGGTGCCTGTTGGCGACGACGGTGGTGAACTTGCCATTGCGAGGGGGCTTCTTGGGGTCCCCCGGCGTCGACGTCCTCTGGGGCTGCTTGCTGGGCTTCCGggagacaaactgcgccgacgccgacgacgacaGCGCCAGCAACGCCACCAGCAGCAGAGCGGCAATGGCTCCTCCACGGATGGCCATTGCTGCTAGCTGGACCTACTAGGACCGGTAGAGGTGAGTGAGTGTAGCCAAGCTGTAGACGACAGAGATGATGGCTGGCTGGAGATGGGGATGAATTTGTGTTGTGTGCTCTCTGACGACCATGGAGTCTTATATATGATCGAGGCGTGGCTTTTCGAGGGGCTGGATGGATTGGATTGGAGGTGAAGTGGCTTGAGAGGCAAGTGGCGTAGTAGGCGGCAAAGTGAGAGTGCAGGCGTGCATATTCGTCGTCGTTCGCCCAGCGGCCGGAATTAAGGGGTCGTCGTCTCACGGCGATCGAGCTCAAGGTGGAAATGATGGCACgtatgtcgtcgtcgtcgtagcCGACTAGCTGTACGCGGCAGCCGGCAAAGCTACTGTGCATGTTACTGGTATGATATATACCGTGCGCTACGCAACGTACGTGTAGTATATGCAGTCTCGGCTAGTCCAGCTTTTTCTTTCTCTGAGATGACGAGGATGGGATGAGTTGACTTGCATAAGTCATAAAGggcattttaatttttttactcTAATATTTCATAGCGTTATTTCTGAGACTATCACATTAACTAGCTTATAATAAAATCTAGATAAAACAACAATTCTTAATATATTGTTTCATTTTGTTGTTTTATATAAACTGTCCATATAACATTAACTACATACATGGCCACATGGGTAATTAGTGCCATATTTCTAGCTAAAAACATCCGCAGGGTTATCAGGGTCAGTTCACTAcatgatatattttttttttttgaactttagTCGTAGTGTTTTGCTAAAGGTTTTATAAATTTTATCTGGATTAACTGAGCCCAATAAATTAAACCCTCTAAAGTCTCCCTTTGGAATAATGTAGATTGAGAAAACTGAGCCAATCTAAGttagttcttgactcccttcttGAAAATGTTGTCATATCATAAAAAATGCCTATGTGAAACCAACTGCCCGTCTTTAGGAATCAACAATTTCTAAAGGCACCAATCTCTAGTAATCATTTTacataatttgatttagaacttCGAAAGTTAACTACCACATATTACTACATCACTACCGGGTCTAAACCCAGCATCAATCCGGGAGTGACAAGTGATAAAAAGAAAATGTGGTCCGTGAACTTATACTAAGTATTTGATCTTATAAACCATTTCAACTTGTGAGGACTTAAAATAGAATTCCCAGGTCCTAAATTTCATATGAAAAGTAGTAAACTATAAAGATGTAAATCTCGTTAGGTACTGTAACTTTGATTTATCATTTTCTCGATCCATCCGATGTCATTTTTTAGAAACTTCAAAATattgaatttcaaactatgaaaacTTTAAATAACATTTTTGTGTGATTTCAAAATGTAGAGGTCATAACAACAAATTTGCAGATTTTTTTGGTACTATAACtttaatataaagtttgtcttcataTGACTTTATTTATAAAAGTTAAAAACTTTACTATGCTCCACCTATTTTTACAGACTGGCTAAATTGTTAACCGCCTCTATAAATCTCTCTGAGATGGCATGAAAATAAGGCTGAACCACCTCTAAAAATGCTATTTTAAAGATAGTTCAGCTTGCCAGCTATCTCCAAAAATCAATCTATAGAGACAGGTCaggtaagaaactatttttagaGGTAGATTCTAATAAAGCTACCTCTACCACAAAATAGAGATGCCTCTAAAAATGgtttttgtagtagtgtataTAAGTGTGAGCTTGTGCTGGTTTTTGTGTTGAAgtgtatataaaaaaaacaagtCAAAGAAAGAATTGAGGATTCTATTTTTCTACATACTTGGTAAGTCCAGGAAAGGTCAATTTCTAGCATTGTACCAAGTTAAAGTATCTTAATAAGTTTGACTAACTCTACGTAAAAACCACGtcaatatttataatatcaaataagtATTGGTAGATTATCATGAgatatatattattatagtaTACTTATTTatcaccataaatattaatatttttatccaCATATTTGGTTAAACTTTAGAAATTTTAACTAATAATATTTCTAGAATCACATTCTTTGACCGAGAGGTAGTACATATCAAGCTTGTGTTTTTTTGTTGAAAGTCCAGCCATCTGAAATGAGAAATTTGTGATTCCGCCAAATTCCTAGTCAATAGAAGTCCTTTGCATTTGAAGGAAAAACGATGTAGAGTGTTGACCAAACTAATGTTAGAAAATTGATTATGCTAGGTTTTACTTTCATTCTTGACTAGAATGAGCTAGGGAGGAGGAGTTGACCTTCATGTATATACTACTATGGGATTCGACTAATCTACCGCAAATCTTTGTTACCTAGCATGTCCTAGTGAACTAATTTCCTCTCTGTCCGAAGTCATGCGTATTTGTCTCGTActagcgcacacacacacaaaccAAGAACGGGGtacatataaaaataataaattggCTGTGCACTTTTTAATTTTGAAACTTCTTATAATTGGGTTAGCCCGCGAAaccatatatatttaattttgtGGGGCGCAAAATCCTATATATGAGTTTGTAGGTTAGAGCAGGTATAACAATGGGCTtttatagccaagctaatgctgatgtggaggagagaagagaggagaaagATGATAGTTTGGCTCTCAGGCTAAGCTCAATACATGTTTCATGAGAATgtcataaaactatgcattgtGAGACTGGCCTCATGTAAGCACCAAGCTGGGCacggatgcataggtaatgaTTGGTCCaaatagcaagtgttgtgacaAGGAATAGGAAAGAGAATATATTTTACAGATAAGTAtgagacaacttattgtataacttattggctctaatcacttggcttatagccaagcacttggctctattattgaccttgctcttATAGCCCATTTACATCCATTACTACTTACCTATAAGCAACTAAAAGATTGACTAGCAGACACCACAAGCAAAGTTACACCCGACGGCAATACATCGTCACTTAACATTGGAAGAATACCGTCATTTCTTCGTAGAAGGGGGGCAAAAAATCCACACACCACATGCATGCACCGAGTCGACGAGGATTTGAACGTGTAAGCAACTGAGCTGTATCCTCTGTATGTTCACAATGCAACCACACACATCAACCTATCAAATAGGACAAAACATAGTCAATTGAGTGTGGTTATAAGTTGGGCGTATGCGTATCTATCCGTGTTCGATCGAGTGACCCTTCAACTAAACACTTTCTTGTTTCAGATGTAGCGCTGGTGTTCATTTGAGTGACATGCACTCAAAATGCAAGTAAAGAACATGTTGAGCCGTCTGGAGTCGTGCGCGTTTGCTAGTCAAACTAACCCAAATTGGTGGCGCTCGCGTACATGCATGCGCCGGCCGGCTATAGATCAGCGCCATGCACCACACCACCAGCTGAAGCCGGCTGGGCGTCGGCACAGCCGGGAGTAGCACGTTATGTTACGCGCACTAACTTTTTCCTTTCTGAGACTCGTACTAACTGCCTATATTGTATATATGCATGTACACacaaagaaaagaaattattTCCTTGGCCCTAAAAAATGCtgcttaggctttgtttagttcgcgataaATTTTgtgtttcgctactgtagcattttcggctttatttggtaattattattcaattatagactaactaggctcaaaaggttcgtctcgcaaattacaaataaactgtgcaattaattatcttttttatctatatttaatgcttcatgcatgtgctgtaaaattcgatgtgatggggaatcttgaaaatttttgagaactaaacaaggccttagttttgtAGCCTCTTTTTTTCCCCCGAATTTGCTTATTTCACCCTAAAACGAATTTTCTTTGGTTTCTTGGCCCTTGCGTTGGGCTAACAGTGCCGAAAGCAACAGTTCAGCAACCTACAGTCAGGTCTTTCATGGTATCTACTATCAATAATTTTTCctaaaataaattataatatTTTTTCAAACATGGAAtcattgtttttatatatatttgtatatGACAACATCACACTTGGACAAACCTTGCAACTTTTATATGTATTTGCATTTTCCCAAAATAATGTTGTCATatgcaaatatatataaaaaataatgatGTCATATGCAAAAATAATGTTTTCATATGCCCTTCCGTTACATTTGCATTTCCCAAAATAATATTGTCGTATGAAAATATATAAAGAACAATAATGATTCCATGCATGAAAAATATTGTACCTTATTTTGGTAAAATTATTGATAGTAGGTAGCCTGAAAGACCTCAATAGAACAACCATAGGTCGTTGAACTATTGGTTTCATTCGGGCACAAGGGTAAAAAGGGCCAAGAAACCAAAGGAAATCCATTTTAGGGCCGAATAAACAAGTTCGAGAGAAAAAGGGCGGGCCCTGTTTTGCTGGCTAGAAAAAAGTTGTTGTTgatgctgatttattatgagagaaagatATTGTTCTAtagttaaaaagtaataccgaTAAGTTCAAACGAACATAAAGTAAGCAACACTACTTTGTTTAGGGCCAAGAacaacttttttaaaaaaaggaaaGAGAAAATAGAAGAAGGGCCGGTAGTAAACATGGACCGATCCGCTCCTTATTGGGCCCTCCGCGTGTGGGTGGGGACAACCGAACGAGTTGATTGTATTGGTGATGCAAATGATTCGGCCCAACACATAAACGTGAATTTCAAACGCATGATAGAGGATCTGCTAATAATAATAAGAGTggccctttaacttgtcagcctgtgccactttggtccatgaacttgcaaactcgAAAAAGTGACCTCTGAACTTGtccgcctgtgccactttgatccatgaacatgcaaacgcgaaaaagtgcCCCCTGAACTTATCGACCTGTGCCACCTTGGTCCATGAACATGCAAAAACGAAAATAACACCAGTTGCATGGTATTGTTCTGCCACGTGGCCGCCTCTGGTAGGCCATGCATGGCACCGTTTATGGTGTTGACATCAGCGATGATGTCAGcacttcttttttaatttacgaaattgatatatttttattcgtagcctcaaatatatcaaataatatatcaattcgttgcatttattaattaaaagagataattttaaaacaagcaaaaattattcgttttctatgtttcatatttttcctagGCATAGTACATCATGAAGAGGCTTCACAAAACATTTCATGAATTTAGCATTTCactaataattagttatgaaataaacaaataTTTGTTGACGCGTTGAAAGAGCCTTTACacgcatggaccaaagtggcacaggccgacaagttcaggggtgaaaggtcctaatatggctagagggggggttgaatagcctatttaaaaaatctacaaactcactagagcaaggagttagtaaataacaaagcaaagctttttgctctagctctaaaagggtgtttgcaagccacctacccaacaattctagttgctatgatcactatgcacacaagaactaagctacacaaggcaaagtaagcaactaaactaattacactagtttgcggtaagtaaaggataggatgagatatttataccaccgtgtaggggatgaaccaatcaccaatataaacaatcaagcaccgggagaatgccaatcaaacataattgagacaccgatttttctcccgaggttcacgtgcttgccggcacgctacgtccccgttgtgtcgaccaacacttggtggttcggtggctaagaggtgtagcacgaacctcgtcctcactaggacaccacaagaacctacccacaagtgaggtaactcaatgacacgagcaatccactagagttacctttcggctctccgccggggaaggtacaagacccctcacaatcaccgggagatggccacgaacaatcaccaactcgtgccaatgctcctccgctgctccaagccgtctaggtggcggcaaccaccaagagtaacaagaaaaccgcagctagaacgatccccaagtgccactagatgcaatcactcaagcaaatgcacttggaatcactcccaatctcacaaagatgtttaatctatgaaggagatgagtgggaggtgtttgcttaggctcacaaggatgtcaagtatgctagaatgccaagagtgtgagccccaagccagccaaacacgtatttatagcccctcaaacaaatagagccgttggctctttcactgggcgaaatacggggtcaccggacgctcttaaaggggcaccggacgctcaacaccagcgtccggtgctccaacgtcagccacgtgtcatgctcgtgtcagaatctaacggtcacctgcagtgcaccggacgctgagcaagtgagcaccggacggtccggtgcacaccggactcatgcgcagagagctctgcaaacttgcatgttcaccggacgcgagccaccggacgcaccctcagcgtccggtgctcaccggacccatgcgcagagagggtcgcaaaacgcccgcacaccggacgctaaccaccggacgctcaagccagcgtccggtgcctgtcgtccggtgcctaaccctaaccgagtcaggcagcctgcacaccggacgctcagacacagcgtccggtgcctctgagccagcgtccggtgagtgttttctcagcgagaaacactcccgcgacttctccaaatttcccaccggcgcaatagaaaatatgcacttcattttctcgaaaagcgccgaatcccgcctcgcaagctcggcgggagggagagaggaacccatcccctCTCTACTcttgaaactccacctccttatcaaagtgtgccaacaccacaacgtgtgtaccaaacgagcgtgcacgtgtgttagcattttcacaatcattttctttgaaggagttaagttagctcactaggttctaaatgcatgcacatgaacaaagacacctagtggcaattgataaccgcttagccaaagaattcccctctttatagtacggctatctatcctaaatgtgatcacaccctctatggtgtcttgatcaccaaaaccaaaaccctaagcaatacctttgccttgatctccaaagagttttgtttttctctttcttcttttccaagttgagcacttgatcatcttgtggtcatcaccatcatcaccatgatcattacttgctccatcacttggcatgtaccaacctcattaagtctacacacacttagtatagaggttagtactagggtttcatcaattatccaaaaccaaactagggctttcaagggGCCACTGTTTTGCGTTTGTAAGTTCatagaccaaagtggcacaggcggacaagttcaggggtcactttttcgggtttgcaagttcatggacgaAAGTGGCACACGTtgacaagttaaagggccgccagtgtattttactctaataataatatCTACTATAATTCACCTAACAGAATTATGGTTGGTCCACCAAAAAAACTACTCACGTTGTGGGCCTCAATCACTAtgtatctctactataatttatCAGACAGAATTATGCTTGGTCACAAAAAACCACCCCCGTTGAGGGCTATCATTATGTATATCCAGGAAACATATACATAATTTTGTCTCCatcaaaatcaatatctcaaaacCAATCAGAACCAAATCCAATGACTGTAGAGAAAAATTTAAAGCCTGTATCAAACTCCTCACCCCCTCCCGCGCTCCTTCCCCCTCATGCGATCGATGCTAGTGCTCTACTCCCACGCCCGCAAAAATCACGGACAAAGGGGCAGCGTCGACTAGCTCCGGAAGGATCGGCGcaccctccccctccccccacCCGGCCCCCGATTGTGAGATCCACATCAACAGCGGTAGATCACCGCCAGTGCCATTCTGCAACTCGTGCTCGGTGCCGAGTGCAGGGCAGATGCAGGGCCTCGCCCCGCTCACGCTCAACACCGGAACTAAAGATGAATTTTTACACGAAATTCAAAACCCGATAGGTAATTACCTCATTAGGGTAAGGGTATGACAATTTTTTTACCCATAGGTAAGATAATAGGAAAAAAGCTTTACCCGGCGGGTAAAGCGGGTGGAGTATGGGACTGCATTGCCCATACCCATTAAGCCATGTGTAATTTTAACCCGATTCAATAAGTTAGAATCATGGGCCAAAATCACCatacacaacccaaacccagtaAAATCATATATAATGCTG is a window from the Sorghum bicolor cultivar BTx623 chromosome 5, Sorghum_bicolor_NCBIv3, whole genome shotgun sequence genome containing:
- the LOC8076790 gene encoding uncharacterized protein LOC8076790; the protein is MAIRGGAIAALLLVALLALSSSASAQFVSRKPSKQPQRTSTPGDPKKPPRNGKFTTVVANRHHKRNYEITCTTDWGASCYVKCPARCPNKCLAYCAYCLTFCMCDLMPGTSCGDPRFTGADGNTFYFHGKKDESFCLVSDDRLHINARFMGNHNADSGRDFTWVQALGVTFGAGDGTHSHRLYVGARRAAEWDEDEDHVVVALDGEPVDVEPSKGARWASSAVPGLTVTRTDAAANAVVVELDGAFAISANAVPITDEDSRVHAYGKTGKDSLVHLDVSYQFHGGLTKDVDGVLGQTYRPDYVNKLDISAKMPVMGGADKYRSSGLFATDCAVSRFRRAGGGADAGGFTSFAS